The Dysidea avara chromosome 13, odDysAvar1.4, whole genome shotgun sequence genome includes a region encoding these proteins:
- the LOC136242165 gene encoding CTD nuclear envelope phosphatase 1-like: protein MLCRLHSAIKSASPNIKIVAFVATKMLFGIACSFLTRIYNMMVLFMRLHIRKVAQYQTVRYYNVPLSPSNEMRLGLLKRKTMVLDLDETLIHSHHDGSYQPVPPKTPPDFVLRVTIERRPVRFFVYKRPHVDYFLKIVSQWYDLVIFTASLEIYGTVVADKLENKKSIFQRRFFRQHCAADFNGYIKDLSMISPDLSSIFILDNSPSAYKWNPDNAIPITSWFSDFHDTALLDLLPMLDALRFTNDVRSILSRNLHLHLLYSTK from the exons ATGCTGTGCCGTTTGCATTCTGCTATCAAAAGCGCGTCCCCCAATATCAAGATCGTCGCTTTTGTAGCTACAAAGATGTTGTTCGGGATTGCTTGCTCGTTCTTAACACGGATATACAACATGATGGTGCTGTTCATGAGGCTACACATCCGAAAG GTGGCACAGTACCAGACCGTACGTTATTACAATGTCCCCTTATCACCGTCTAATGAGATGAGACTTG GTTTGCTGAAAAGGAAGACGATGGTGTTGGACTTGGATGAAACGTTAATTCATTCCCATCATGACGG ATCCTACCAACCAGTACCACCAAAGACTCCACCAGACTTTGTACTTAGA GTTACAATAGAGAGACGTCCAGTTCGTTTTTTTGTATACAAGAGACCACATGTGGATTATTTTCTAAAAATA GTTAGTCAGTGGTATGACTTGGTGATCTTCACAGCGAGTCTAGAG ATATATGGAACAGTGGTAGCTGATAAGTTAGAGAACAAAAAAAGCATATTCCAGCGGAGATTCTTTCGGCAGCATTGTGCAGCAGATTTTAATGGTTACATCAAAGACTTATCAATGATCTCACCAGATCTATCAAGTATTTTTATATTGGATAATTCCCCTAGTGCCTACAAATGGAACCCAG ATAATGCTATACCCATCACATCTTGGTTCTCTGATTTCCACGACACTGCTCTGTTGGATTTGCTTCCAATGTTGGATGCTCTAAGATTCACCAACGACGTCCGTTCCATCTTGAGTAGAAACTTACACCTACATTTGTTGTACTCCACTAAATGA
- the LOC136242780 gene encoding E3 ubiquitin-protein ligase TRIM45-like, which yields MAAMNVKNTCTADNLTCPLCYQIFKCPKYLPCHHSYCEKCLEKMQVQSKIICPQCRREATVPVGGVKDFDNNFLINRLVDELILKRKVEGETEVKCDECMGEDPVETFCPDCTMFLCLLCNEHHKRSYRYRGHAIVPLVDLKSKKEDISVQSKPKVMLCKEHDNELKYYCETCEELVCLYCTVKEHNGHNHDTVKKMANKQRSELKDITATVEGIVKGLSEAHDKITDMGDKIRQQAGEIDKKIDEHYDKLIEKLKEQKEEVKQRLGEIVSQKEKNMTTQLEEVESTQAQARNMKELDNAVKESSDEEALSAKKQVINQMKELIEKRNTLNTTPVELSNIVLYCSETKLPEFSQLTVGDYTNSEMLHSSGHLCKGGKPEFRIMTKDTKGQSDASRISQGSVQSIAEVTAAQVRYNNDGSYTTSFVAKLAGEVTLSVLIEGE from the coding sequence atGGCTGCTATGAATGTAAAGAACACATGCACAGCTGACAATCTAACTTGTCCACTCTGCTATCAGATATTCAAGTGTCCCAAGTACCTACCTTGTCATCACTCCTATTGTGAAAAATGTCTGGAGAAAATGCAGGTACAATCCAAGATAATTTGTCCACAGTGCAGAAGAGAAGCTACCGTTCCTGTTGGAGGAGTGAAGGATTTTGATAACAATTTCCTGATCAATCGGTTGGTGGATGAGCTGATCTTAAAGCGCAAGGTGGAAGGTGAAACAGAAGTGAAATGTGACGAGTGTATGGGAGAAGACCCAGTGGAGACATTTTGTCCAGATTGTACAATGTTTTTATGTCTTTTGTGTAATGAGCATCACAAGCGTAGCTACAGGTATCGAGGTCATGCCATAGTCCCATTAGTTGACTTGAAGTCAAAGAAGGAGGACATCTCAGTCCAGTCCAAACCAAAAGTGATGTTGTGTAAAGAGCACGACAATGAGCTGAAGTATTATTGTGAGACATGTGAAGAGCTGGTGTGTCTGTACTGCACCGTGAAGGAGCACAATGGCCACAATCATGACACCGTAAAGAAAATGGCAAACAAGCAGAGGAGTGAGTTGAAGGATATCACTGCTACAGTAGAGGGAATTGTTAAAGGTCTTTCTGAAGCTCATGACAAGATTACTGATATGGGAGATAAGATACGACAACAAGCTGGTGAAATAGACAAGAAGATTGATGAACATTATGACAAACTGATCGAGAAATTAAAAGAACAGAAAGAAGAGGTCAAGCAAAGATTAGGTGAGATAGTGTCACAGAAGGAGAAGAACATGACAACACAACTAGAAGAGGTGGAATCTACACAAGCACAGGCAAGAAACATGAAGGAACTTGATAATGCAGTAAAGGAAAGCTCTGATGAAGAAGCACTTTCTGCAAAGAAACAAGTGATTAACCAAATGAAAGAACTGATTGAGAAGCgcaacacactaaacacaacacCAGTAGAGTTGAGTAACATTGTATTATATTGCAGTGAAACAAAACTTCCAGAATTCAGTCAACTGACTGTGGGTGATTATACTAACTCTGAAATGTTGCATTCATCTGGACATTTATGCAAAGGAGGAAAGCCAGAGTTTAGGATAATGACCAAGGATACCAAGGGTCAATCTGATGCAAGTAGAATCAGTCAAGGATCTGTTCAGAGTATTGCAGAAGTTACTGCTGCACAAGTAagatataataatgatggtagcTACACTACCTCTTTTGTAGCCAAACTAGCTGGAGAGGTAACCTTGTCAGTACTCATTGAAGGAGAATAA
- the LOC136242209 gene encoding uncharacterized protein gives MRSSLLSLFKNKRRRNRPVKQTSTPVLPSSDGGNDEFMVEPAILEAAGPSSAVLPMSIAIESDYQVSYQLNAASSSSSNNNSGNSSISSNNSISSNSSDSSSTTTSSISSNSKGTSTSTNTNSSGSSIDESSECNTYATALSETEVIIESPETSVDWYETAEKETKYKNLREVLSHLLCVRKEEPPPSDAITLIVIAIIIAITIADTLAAVLFYREQF, from the exons ATGCGGTCCAGCTTACTGTCATTGTTCAAGAACAAGCGACGACGTAATCGCCCGGTGAAACAGACATCAACTCCAGTTTTACCGTCGAGTGATGGTGGCAATGATGAG TTCATGGTGGAACCTGCCATACTGGAGGCTGCGGGGCCATCATCTGCTGTTTTACCAATGAGTATAGCTATAGAGAGTGATTATCAG GTATCCTACCAACTTAATGCGgctagtagcagcagcagcaacaacaacagtgGCAACAGCAGCATTAGTAGCAACAACAGCATTAGTAGCAACAGCAGCGACAGTAGTAGCACCACCACCAGCAGTATTAGTAGCAACAGCAAAGGTACCAGTACCAGTACTAACACCAACAGCAGCGGCAGTAGTATTGATGAG TCATCTGAATGTAACACATATGCAACAGCATTGTCGGAGACTGAAGTGATCATAGAG AGCCCTGAAACATCAGTTGACTGGTATGAGACTGCGGAAAAGGAGACCAAGTACAAA AATCTTCGTGAAGTACTCTCACATTTACTGTGTGTGCGTAAAGAGGAACCACCTCCAAG TGATGCCATAACACTTATTGTGATCGCAATAATTATTGCCATCACAATTGCTGATACTTTAGCAGCCGTACTGTTTTATAGAGAACAGTTTTAA